One segment of Solanum lycopersicum chromosome 1, SLM_r2.1 DNA contains the following:
- the LOC101247149 gene encoding uncharacterized protein At4g22758-like — protein MMPSPRTHRRGNDEKNRKDMRLSEKSKSFHGQSSGSSKTELLRRPKTVPDLLAGGRNSAGESSSANIRPMKLTKLLLNVTIQRSVGPVQVLISLESTVADLIAAALRQYTKEGRRPVLSSINAGDYDLHYSQFSLESLEREENLNALGSRNFFMCPKNVASTTSSLSCGKQADTTTKIPLPWLKFMDFLL, from the exons ATGATGCCATCTCCGAGAACTCACCGGCGAGGTAACGACGAGAAAAATCGAAAGGATATGAGGTTATCGGAGAAATCCAAGTCGTTTCACGGCCAGAGCTCAGGGAGCAGTAAAACGGAGTTGCTACGAAGGCCGAAGACGGTACCGGATTTACTCGCCGGCGGCAGAAATTCCGCCGGCGAATCGTCGTCGGCGAATATCCGTCCGATGAAATTAACGAAGTTGCTGTTAAATGTAACGATTCAAAGGAGTGTTGGACCTGTACAGGTACTAATATCGTTGGAATCGACGGTAGCTGATCTCATCGCCGCCGCTTTACGGCAGTACACGAAGGAAGGACGACGGCCGGTACTTTCCTCCATTAACGCCGGCGATTACGATCTTCATTACTCGCAGTTCAGCTTAGAAA GTTTGGAGAGGGAAGAAAATCTCAATGCATTGGgatcaagaaatttttttatgtgcCCAAAAAATGTTGCCTCGACGACGTCGTCTTTGAGTTGTGGAAAACAAGCTGATACAACTACCAAGATACCTTTGCCATGGCTAAAATTCATGGATTTTTTATtgtga
- the LOC101246953 gene encoding dehydration-responsive element-binding protein 1F-like, which produces MDFEDEQTSSSSSSSDHDIKEKNIDHSSCSMNNNIQFKRRAGRKKFKETRHPLYRGVRKRNGEKWVCEIREPNKKTRIWLGTFTTPELAARAHDVAALALRGSNALLNFPGSAWSLPKAKSSSPQDIQIAVLQVNEELIVSSSPSEEPSCKPKDDEVNSLMEFMDEEAMFNMPIFIDSMAEGMLLTPPAMKRGFNWGDVEEDVEFTLWKD; this is translated from the coding sequence atggattttgaagatgaacaaacttcttcttcatcatcttcttccGATCatgatattaaagaaaaaaacattgatCATTCATCGTGTTCgatgaataataatatacaattcAAGAGGAGGGCAGGGAGGAAAAAGTTTAAGGAAACTCGACATCCATTATATAGAGGAGTTAGGAAGAGAAATGGAGAAAAGTGGGTGTGTGAAATACGCGAgccaaataaaaaaacaagaatttGGTTAGGTACTTTCACTACTCCTGAATTAGCAGCTAGGGCACACGATGTTGCTGCCCTAGCTCTCCGGGGAAGTAATGCTCTTCTTAACTTCCCCGGATCAGCTTGGTCTCTACCTAAAGCTAAATCTTCCTCCCCTCAAGACATTCAAATCGCGGTTCTCCAAGTTAATGAAGAATTGATTGTGTCGTCCTCACCCTCAGAAGAACCTTCATGTAAACCAAAAGATGATGAAGTGAATTCTTTAATGGAGTTTATGGATGAGGAGGCCATGTTTAATATGCCAATATTTATTGATAGCATGGCTGAGGGGATGCTTTTGACTCCACCAGCTATGAAAAGAGGCTTTAATTGGGGTGATGTTGAGGAAGATGTTGAGTTCACTTTGTGGAAAGATTGA